The window TAGAATTTGTACATTCTGTCCCTGTAACAGCAGCTCTCCTGGGTCCCAGGTAGGGAACATTCCATGAGAGCAGTTCCCCTGGTTCCAGGGAACGGCACCAATACTGAACCTGAGTCTGCGAATTATACCAGGTCCCTGAGCTCCTCATGCAAGTATACCAGCAGGCAAAGAAGAAGGAGGGATTATTGCTTCTGATTATTATGAGGATAGAGGGTTATTGCTGTTTAATGGGTAATGAGGAGATGACTTGGCAGTGGCAGATTCACCTGGGTCTGTCTGGTTTCTTCCATGCCAAGTGATAACAGTGAAAAGGTATTTTCAGCAGCCATAGCATGCTAAGAACAAGGCAACAAGGGGCTCAGATCCCTCAGGGATGAAGGTCTGGGTAACCCCACCAGACATGATGGTGAGATGCTGGTGGAGGGTGAGAAATGCAGACCAGATAGAAGAGAAGGGAGATGATGAGTATAAGATGTGAGTTACAGACTCAGGAATAGCCTCAGTAGTGCAGACTGTTTGTCCTGCTCTTACATTAAGGCCGTCATAAATGTTGTGGCCAGCCTTCACCTCAAAGAATCACGACAGAGTGGACCTAATGTGGTGCCTGAGCTGACCTGAAGGGTATAGGAGCTGGTGTCTTGACTGATGCTCTCTGCTCACCTTTGCTTGCAGTGGTCTCAGATCTGTGTCTCCAGCACCTGCATCTTTGTGCTCTCTGCTCCAGGCCTTTCCTGACACCACAGGAGCCCACTGGCCTGCTTACCAGCACAGCTGAGGTCTCTGGGGGCAACTTCAGGGGCTGGGACAGGATTCTGCATGCATAGTTGGATAACCCTAGGAGGCATTCTGTTCACTTCCCAGGAGGTCCTAATGAAGCCAGTGTGCTGTTCCCCAGAGCAGTGACCTCAGCAACATACCCCTATGATTtgatttctcctttcctgtctcattCTCCCTGCTCTTACTTCTGTTCCATGGGATGGCTTACTGCACAAACTACCTACACCTAAGTCTTTGTCTTAGGCTCTGCTTTCACAAGACCCTAAACAAAGACACACATGAAAAGAACAAagatttttgccaatttatatcAGCAAAAAAATCCAGGGAAATACGTATGGGAATGGATTATGAGGATACAAATCCAAGAACTAATTGCGGGTTATTGATGTGGGTGTCCTCCAAGGGATTCTGAGCTTGGTATTTTGGCTACAGCACTGGCAGTCATTGTAACTGCTGACTTGGCTGAAGAGGTCTGGGCACATTGCACTGATGAGAAGATAAGAATGTACTGGAATGGATTTGTCACGTGCATGGCCTGGCCACCAGTCCTCTATGTTTCCCTTCATTGTGTTCATTTAAATAGATGTTAGATTATGttatgaatttttctttcttttttttttttaaattcagtgagagaatgggaggcagagagacaaactcctacatgtgcccctaccaggatccacccagcaagcccactagggagcgatggtctgctcatctgggatgttgccctattgctcagcaactgagctcttcttagtgcctgaggtggagcccatggagccatccatcctcagtgcctagggccaacttgctccaatcgagacatgactgcaggaggaggagagagagagaagcaagagggggaaggggagaaacagatgggtgcttctcctatgtgccctgactgggaattgaacctgggacatccacatgctgagccgacgctctaccactgagccaaccagtcagagccATGAATTTATTTTCAAGATAGTGAAGGGGTGTCAACTATTTGGTATGTGTTGGTCCTGTTGGGATTGTGAACTCTTAAGTGGTCTGATTTACACCCGTGACTTCAATCAGCATCCATGTGCTTGTGATTGAGTAACAACTGGATCAGGGGTAATTCTTGGGTCACTGTTGGTTTCCTAgctaacaaattgccacaaacttgGGAGGCTAGAAGTTTGAAATCAGAATCACTGGGCTGCCCTCCCTCTGGAGGCTTTAAGGGAgactcctcctccctgtcccttccAGCTTAATGGTGGCTGCAGGCAGTCCTTAGCATGTGACTGTGTCCCTCCAGTCCCCTCCTCCACAGTCAATACAGAGCCCTCTTCTGTCTGTGTCATCCCAATCCCCCCTCTGCCTCTGTGATAAGGATACTTGTGAGGCATTTAGGGCcccctggataatccaggataatctcctcatctcaaaatccttaatttaatcacatctgtgAAGATCCTTTTCCTGAATAAGATCTACTAATTCTTTCCCTCACAGCTTTCAGCCTATCACCTCATTTTGTCTTTGAATATTGCAGTGAAAAGTTCTAAGTCCAGCCTAATTTTTCTCCCTTGAACATAATTTGATTTTTCTGCCTGAACACTTAAGGAAGTATGGTGTATTTGTGAGGGagtgatttattcatttaaaatgataataaacccTTATGTGTTAACATAACATCTTatagaaataacttaaaaatatttttttatttattgactttaagaaagagagagggagggaaagagagagaaagacaggaacgtcGATCTGTTCCAGTattttccctgaccagggattgaactggcaacctctgtcctttggtcgacgctctaaccaacctagctagcCAACCAGGACtagaaataacttttataaaacaaaaatttatagttctggccggtttgctcagtggtattgtgtcagccctgtgtgtggaagtcccaggttcaattcctggccaggcacagaggagaagcacccatctgcttcaccattccccttctcctttctctctctctcatcccctcccatggccaaaactccattggagcaaagttggccccaggcactgaggatgtctccatggcctctgcctcaggcactagaatggctccaattgcaacagagcaacgccccagatgggcagaacaccttccctagtgcagtggtccctaTCCCTCGGGCTGCGGACCGGCTACAGtccataggccatttggtaccagtccacagagaaagaataaataacttacattatttccattttatttatatttaagtctgaaagatgttttattttttaaaaatgaccagattccctctgttacatctgtctaagactcactcttgacgcttgtctcggtcacatgatacatttatccatcccaccctaaaggccggtccgtgaaaatattttctgacattaaaccagtctgtggcccaaaaaaggttgaggaccactgccctagtggacatggcgggtggatcctggtcaggcacatgtgtgagtctgtctgtctgcctcccctcttctcacttcagaaaaatacaaacaaacaaaaatttcacaAGAATAGTGgccttgtttttacatttttacaagtTTCTTTTATGTATGGCTTTGTTGAAGATAGCAGGTTCCCCCTATTGTCTCTGCAGTCAATTTCTTACAATACATTGTTTTggttgaaatatataaatataaagaaaatccagCCTAACTTAGATTTATAGTTGGAAACGTTTTCAGTAGCTTTTTCAGATAACTGTGCATCTTTGTGGATACTACATCAAGACTAGACAAGAAgtagttggctttttttttttaatttttccattgattcaaGAGAGagttggggagaggaagggggagagagagagaaagagacagaagcatcaacttattgttctagttagttgttccatttagttgtgtactcattgcttgcttcttgtatatgccctgaccaaggatccaaCCTGGCATGCCAGgactacgctctatccactgagcaaccctgccagggccaagaaatagtTTCTTATGGGTTAGTTGCAATCAGGAATTTGAAACCATATCAATGAACCCTGTTGTCCCTTTACATTAAAAGCCATTGGTCAGTTTTGTTTGCCAAATGGGTCTTTTACTTATGCATAATTTTGAAACATCATGCCTTCattggtcatttggaaaatattggttCACTGAGTTATGTGGATCTTCCAAATTTTGAcacattttattatgtaatataaaaaaatcacactCGTTAATATTACTACCAGTCTCATcaggaaaacatttaaatattggaaaactttttttttttcagagacagagagagagtcagagagagggatagacagggacagacagacaggaacggagatatgagaagcatcaatcattagtttttcgttgcatgttgcaacaccttagttgttcattgattgctttctcatatgtgccttgaccgtgggccttcagcagactgagtaaccccttgcctgagccagcaaccttgggctcaagctggtgagcttttgctcaaaccagatgagcccgcgctcaagctggctacctcggggtttcgaacctgggtcttccgcatcccagttagatactctattcactgcgccaccgcctggtcaggaaaatATTGGGAAACTTTAAGCTCATGGTGATGACATAggttttccaaaattctaatttttgcttCAAAGCTCAAATTTTATCATTGGCAACAAATACTATTAGTTATTTTCCTTGAAATTacatgttcacttttttcattttgagaaagTTTCTGTCAAATATCCAAGTCAGACTAACcagtttgtcaattttctttcaagtaaaaatagtGTTTCATGAAAAGAGTGGCTAGTTCAGCTGCCAACTTCAACAACTGTGTAATTAGTTGTCTTCTGTCTCCAGTGCTTTAAATCATCAACCTGGATATTAAGAATTAGGtgccaaggcctgacctgtggtggcacagtggataaagcgttgacctggaaatgctgaggttgccggttcgaaaccctgggcttgcctggtcaaggcacatatgggagttgatgcttccagctcctccccccttctctctctctgtctctcctctctgtctctccttctcctctctaaaatgaataataataaaaaaaattaaaaaaaaactaatgattgatgcttctcgtctctctccattcctgtttgtctgtccctgtctatccctttctctgactcactctctgtctctgtaaaaaataaataaattaaaaaaaataaaaaaaagaattaggtgccaaatatgtaccctgatttatcaatgtcaccccattaaaattaattttaaaaaaagaattaggtgCTAAGATTTAGTATTAATAGTTTTCATTGCTTCATCAAGGAACTTCTTAAGTAAAagtgcttcctctcctcctctctgccagcATGTGGCAGTGAAGAATCTGACAATTACTGTTGGTTTGGTAGCACTGCCTTGATTTGTGCAAAGGAGACAGCAGTCTTCCCCACCATTGCTTTCGCAACATCAACACAAATGTCAGCAAAGGCAAATAACCTCTTAGTATTATGTGAATAATTGTGACCTTGCCAACCCTTGGAGATTCCAGAAATCCAGAGACCAtattttgagaatcactgctatAATACAATATATCACAGGGATTAcagaatatgtatatttttagttttactaaGTATTGCTAAATTTCTCTCCAAAGTGGCTATCCTAATTTATACTCTGTAGCAATTAGGACAATACTTGGTCATGAATCACAAAGTTGCAGAATAACTGTGACCTTTCAGTAAAAGAGATGTTTTAGTGATGTAGTATGTTGGTAGACACACAGAATGCACTAAAAGTGGCCCCTGGAATCACTCAGTGCATAAACTTTACAATCGGACACAGCTTATATGAGCTAAGTTCATTTGTCTTCTGTAAAAGTTTAGAGAAAGCCATTCCTTGAAGAGTTTGATGATGCAAGAGAGAGTGTTAAGCTCAATCAAAGGACTTGAATTGTCAATGAGAAAACGGGTGGGAATCAATGGACTGCAGATCTGTGGTGGTTTTTATAATGTggccctgactttttttttttttttttttcatttttctgaagctggaaacggggagagacagtcagacagactcccgcatgcgcccgaccgggatccacccggcacgcctaccatggggcgacgctctgcccaccagggggcgatgctctgcccatcctgggcgtcgccatattgcgaccagagccactctagcacctggggcagaggccacagagccatccccagcgcccgggccatctttgctcccatggagccttggctgcgggaggggaagagagagacagagaggaaagtgcggcggaggggtggagaagcaaatgggcgcttctcctgtgtgccctggccgggaatcgaacccgggtcctccgcacgctaggccggccCTGACTTTTTTGACCCTATTGAGATATAGGTTCTATAACCTCTTTCTTGAATATGGGTGGGTTTGTGACTGCTTTAACCAATAGGTGTGGCAGAAATGATGCCTTATGACCTCCAAGACTAGATCAGAAAAGGCCATGTAGATTCTAGCTGCCCCTCCTGAGACACTTACTCTGGGGAAACCAGCCATCATGTCAGAAGTTCGAGTACCCTAAGACCACCATGCTGGAGAGGCCAGGTGTTGGTATCAACTGACAATCTTGTGAGTTAAGCATCTGAGGCATTAAGCATAACTGAACTCTGACTTTAACCAAAGCACTAGTGAAACCCAAAGCAAGAACTACCCCTTGGAATTTTTCCTGAATTTATGACCCTAAAGCTGTAAGCAGAGCAAAAAAGTTGTTTTCACTGACTAAACTTGGCAGTGATTAGCTACACAGCAATAGTAACGGGAGCAAGTTTCTTATGGAGTCAAAGAATGGTGGGTGTAATGTTAACACagtaagaaagcaagagaaataagagGTAATGGTCAGAGAAATGGATGCTTAAAATCAAGATTCAGGAAGTGGTGAACTTATTTGTATGACAGCATTTCCAGTAAGGTATGGTCTAGTTCTTAAGCtgttcttctttattatatagTTCTGTTCACTGTATAATAAAGCtactggaatttttattttgtacttacGGTTTCTATGCTATAGGAGTAGAATAAGAGACAGGtagtttgaattaattttctaaCTCTTATTGGAAGTCCAGCTTCCTGCTTTAGTCAAATCTGCACAAAGTCTACCTAACTTCTCTTTATTAACCATCCCGGAGCCATGATCTGTCCTCTCCTCACTCCAATGCCAGATGACCCTGACGGAATCTGACTCTTGAGCTTGATTTCAGACATTACTCTTCTCACACTTCTCATACCGTAAACAGTGCCAGTCACATAGTTGGAGTTCAAGAATATTTTCCTAGTTGAATGAACACAGCCTCTGTGTTAGAACTTCACTCAGTGCCCATTAGTACCTCTTCCCACCCTGTGTGGTCTGCACTGTGTACTGAAGGTTCGATTTTAGCCTAGTCAGCATTCTCTTTGTGGTCCACTCCAAATGCAGCCGGGATAAGCATCCTCGGCTGATGTCTCCGTTCTTCCCCAGTCAGCACCCTTTGTGGGACAGCtcctccacccccgccccacccccgaTCAGCACTCAAGGGCGGACAGCTCTCCAACCCCTTTTCGAGCACTGCGCAGCCTTGGCCTGAAATCATCTTGCACCAGGCTTGGGACCCCAACTCTTTTCTGGTTCCTTGAGACGTCAGTGCAGCTGCTGGGGCCGCATCCATCACTCCACAGCCCCTGTCCCCAAACCCCAATTAACCAGAGTTAATTAACCCAGACTGTTGCCTTCGTCCGACTTCCCCATGGCAGGATCCTAGTTGTAGGTTGTCACCTTCGCCTGTCCCCACCCGCAGACCCTCCTGTATCCAAACCTGATCCCCATCTCCGCCAATCCGCTTCTCACCTGCCCCCCACCAAACAAACCACGCACCCGATCCTTCCCTAACCAAAGCCTCTCAGTCAAACCATCTTCTCTCCTCCAACCAGCTTCCCCGCCGCCCCCCTCCcgtcccttcctctgtcccctccctcccggatcctcctcccctcctcccctccccctgcggCGTCCCTCTAGCCGGCTGCCGCGGTGTCCTGCAGGGTGTTGAGGTGTGTCGGCAGGCGGGGTGTCGCAGGGCGTGTCACGAGGTGAGCCGGGGAGGGCCGAGGACCGAGGGGGGAGCGACACGGCGCGAGGGCCGAGgtgctgcccctcccccgcccagcGGCCTCTCCCCGGAGAAGATGGCGGACCGCgcggagatgttttctctctccaccttccaCTCGCTGTCGCCGCCGGGCTGCAGGTACGCTGAGCGCCGGCCTGGCAGGCTCTCCCCTTCATGCAGCCCCTCGCGTACCACCTCCCTAGGCCCCGCGACCGGCCTGTTGCCCACCCCCACCGCCTTTGGGGACCCAACCCCAGGGCCCTCGCTGGTCCTGGTCCTGAGGCCTGGACTCCTGACTTCCCCCGCCCTCTGTTGAGGGTCTCTCCATTTTTGTTCTCCTCTCATTCTCCTCCTCTAGCCTCaataacccccacccccacccctaccgtACTCTCCCCCTTCCATTGCCCCGCTGGGATCCTGTGCCGCACCCAGCTAGGCAAACTGACCCTCAAGGGTGGAGGTCCCTGTCCAGCCTCCGAGGGGTGGCCTGCCTGGCCAGGACATGAGCGCACCCTCTGTGCTTGGCATGTCCTTTTGGCCTTGTTGGGCCTCTCCTTGGTGGAGGCCTGGCCTGGCTGGTGGGGCTCAGGGAAGGAGGGCTAAAATCATGCCTGGCACCCTGGAGGAAGGGACTGCGGTGGGGAGAGGGCTGGGCTCTGGTTGTGGGCATGCCctgggcaggaaaggagagacaaaGTGGCCAGATTCTGTTCCCAGAAGTGGCTcgacccctccctctcctgctgctgcagcctcagctcccccttcccccactctgCTCAGCTTGACTCCCCTGAGGCCCCGGCTGGGATCCAgaggggcctggggctgagcagagggaggaggactGGAAGGATGGCTGAGGGGACAAGCAGCCCCTCTGGGCTAGTTATAGCTTAGATCGTGGGGGGAATCCCCTGGAGAACAGGGCTTGGGTTTTACATGATGGCAGGATGCATACATCCTGGCTGTGAAGACCCAGGGGACTAGGAGCTGGATCTCCCTTTGCCCGTCCTAGGACCAGTTCCCAGGCAGGGCAACCCGGGTTGCTGGCTCTCTCAGGAGCCCTGTCCTTGCTCTCTGACCTGGTCTCCTCTCCAGGCCTCCTCAGGACATAAGCCTGGAAGAATTTGACGATGAAGATCTGTCTGAGATCACCGATGACTGTGGCCTGGGCCTCAGCTATGACTCCGACCACTGCgagaaggtggggagggactGGGGAATAGAGCCTTCTCAAGGGTGAGCCTCACTTAGGCTCTGCTTAGCGTTCATTTAGGGTTTTAGGTTGGGTTCTGAGCTCAGCTTTGAGATAAAAAGATCCTCTGGTTACCCcctgcccctcctggcctggggtCTTCCTGGATATCAAACCTCTCTTTCTTTAACAGACTAGATGCCCTCCACCGAGGGTCTTCCCCAGAAGTCCTTGTGACCCTCATCAGCAGGCTAGCTTGGGGGAGCAGAAGTGTGCCTGTGCTTTGGTTGCCCTCTGTGCTCATAATGCTTCCCAGAAAGCTCTAACTCCTTCCCAGCTCTGTTCCCACCTGCATATCTCTGACCCCTGTCTCCACCCCGAAACTGTttcttccctatctccttcctccttttctcctccttctgtttctccacatttctcttttcattcattcaagaacaTTTCTGAGCTATTGTCATGTGGCAAGTGCCAGGGGTTTTCAGGTGCTTGAGAGAACAGGACAGATTTGGCCTTTGCCCGCAGGAGCTTATAATCTAGTAGGGGAGAAAGACATGTCACAGTGATAGCTGCCTGAGTGTCGAGGACTGGGTTCCACCTGGAGGACACAAGGTGCAGTCATGGGGAAGGGAACCCAACCAAGACTTTCCAGTGGATATGACACACAAGCATGCCCGGAGGGAGGACTAGCAGGAGCTGGACTgatgagggaagaaggaaggagagaatggaGGAGAGCAGTTGCCCCAATGGGATTAACTATGTCGGAGGCCCTGAGGTTGGTGCAAACTTGGTGAATCCTAGGTGCCAGCCGTCTCTtccttcatgcattcattcaatatttactgagcattggCCATGGGTAGGTCCTGTTCTCATGTGGGGGGTACACCAGTGCTCAATATGGACATTCATCCCTGGTGGGGCTTGCAACTTGGTGGGAGAGACAGGCCAAACACTGTCCAGTAATTGTGAATCATGTCAAAATGCTATGAAGGAAAGAGTGATGATGTTGAATGCGATGGGGTTTGGGGTAAGGTGAGGTTGGCAGCTGGGTTGGGGCCACTCTGAGAATCTGCCACCCAGGCATAGAAGTTTAGGCCCTTACCAAGAACTAGAGTGATCCTTATGTATCTTAagcagattaaaaaacaaaatcaaactgcTTTGTTAGGGAGCAGGGTGACCTGGAGGTTTCTCTCCCTTGACTTATAGCTTCCCATTTTCCCCTTTTCTGACAGTTgggacccaaagtcactgtcaCACTCTGCCCTGTCCTTCCTTCCTGTAGGACAGCCTCTCCCTGGGGCGTTCGGAGCAGCTGCACCCCATCTGCTCCTTCCAGGATGATTTCCAGGAGTTTGAGATGATCGATGAcaatgaagaagaggaggaggatgacgatgaagaagaggaggaggaagaggaagaaagggagggcaAGGAGGAGGAATGCCCTGGCTCAGAAGTCCGGGCGCCGGCGCAGCTGATACCCTCCCCCTCCATGGAGGAACCCCACAAGCACCGGCCCACCACACTCCACCTGACTACACTGGGAGCCCAGGTGAGTACCCAGACCCATCATCTGGGACTCTGCTGCCATGGCAGCCTATCCCTTTTACCCCTGAGAGCAGAAGCCCCTCCTTAGCACCTCTTTTGTCCCTCCAAAGGACTCCCTGAACAACAATGGAGGCTTTGCCCCAGCACCTCCAGCCTCCTGGCAGGAGACAGTGCTGTGCTCATCCCCCCAGGAGCCTCTGCGAGGTGAGCAGGGCGTTGGGGGCTCCGGAggcaagggagggaggaagggaggacaggaGGATGGTGGGCTGGCTGACGCATGCCTCCTCCCTGCCCAGCAGAGTCACCTGATGATGCCTGTCCCCGCGTGGTGCAGTCACCTGTGGGCCCAGGTTGTGACTGCGAAGGGAACCGGCCTGGGGGCCCCCCAGCACTCGGTGGGGCCTCGCCCTCCTCGGATCCGGGCATCGAGGTTGACCTGGGGAGTGGCTCCAGCGGGGCTTGCGGGAACCGGCGCAGCAGCCAGGAGCTATCCTCACCGGGGTCCGACTCAGAGGGTGCAGGGGCTGTGCATCTGGGGCGCATGATCTCGTCCATCTCGGAGACGGAGCTGGAGCTGAGCAGTAGCAGCGGCCGCTCCTCGCACCTCACCAACTCCATCGAAGAGGCTTCGTCACCTGCCTCGGAGCCCGAGCCTGCGTGCGAACCCCCTCGCCGCCCTGCCTTCCTGCCAGTGGGCCCCGAAGACACCAACAGCGAGTACGAGTCAGGCTCCGAGTCAGAGCCAGACCTCAGCGAGGACGCCGATTCGCCCTGGCTGCTCAGCAACCTCGTGAGCCGCATGATCTCCGAGGGCTCGTCGCCCATCCTCTGCCCGGGCCAGTGCCTGTCTCCTGCGCCGCGTCCTTCCGGGGAGCCCACGTCCCCAGCGGGCAGGGCCCCAGAGGCTGTGGGCCCGGGTGGTGTGGAGCTGGTGGACATGGAGACGCTGTGCGGGccgccgccccccgccccccctgcGCCCAGGCCCGGCCCCGCTCAGCCCGGGCCCTGCCTCTTCCTCAGCAACCCCACACGCGACACCATCACGCCACTGTGGGCCGCCCCAGGCCGCGCCACACGCCCTGGCCGCGCCTGCTCTGCCACCTGCTCAGAGGAAGACGAGGATgaagaggatgaggatgaggccGAAGACAAGACAGGTCCCCCAGGGATCAGGGGCTCGGGTCCTGAGGCGCCGCTGGATGCCTCGCTGGTATATGATGCGGTCAAGTACACACTGGTGGTGGATGAGCACACACAGCtggagctggtgagcctgaggcGCTGTGCCGGCCTGGGTGACGACAGTGAGGAGGACAGTGGTGGCGAGGCCAGCGAGGATGAGGCAGGGGCTGCTCTGCTGGGTGTCAGTCAGGACCTGGAGGACGCCTCCCCAGACAGCCCTGACCTCACCTTCTCCAAGAAGTTCCTCAACGTCTTTGTCAACAGCACATCTCGGTCCTCCAGtgagtgggaggtggggaagaggtGGCCCCAGAGCCCAGGTGGTCCCCAGAGTGCCCAGGGCAGCCTGACAGTCTGGGGGTGGTTGGCTGGGCGCACCG is drawn from Saccopteryx leptura isolate mSacLep1 chromosome 1, mSacLep1_pri_phased_curated, whole genome shotgun sequence and contains these coding sequences:
- the MAPK8IP2 gene encoding C-Jun-amino-terminal kinase-interacting protein 2 isoform X1, translating into MADRAEMFSLSTFHSLSPPGCRPPQDISLEEFDDEDLSEITDDCGLGLSYDSDHCEKDSLSLGRSEQLHPICSFQDDFQEFEMIDDNEEEEEDDDEEEEEEEEEREGKEEECPGSEVRAPAQLIPSPSMEEPHKHRPTTLHLTTLGAQDSLNNNGGFAPAPPASWQETVLCSSPQEPLRESPDDACPRVVQSPVGPGCDCEGNRPGGPPALGGASPSSDPGIEVDLGSGSSGACGNRRSSQELSSPGSDSEGAGAVHLGRMISSISETELELSSSSGRSSHLTNSIEEASSPASEPEPACEPPRRPAFLPVGPEDTNSEYESGSESEPDLSEDADSPWLLSNLVSRMISEGSSPILCPGQCLSPAPRPSGEPTSPAGRAPEAVGPGGVELVDMETLCGPPPPAPPAPRPGPAQPGPCLFLSNPTRDTITPLWAAPGRATRPGRACSATCSEEDEDEEDEDEAEDKTGPPGIRGSGPEAPLDASLVYDAVKYTLVVDEHTQLELVSLRRCAGLGDDSEEDSGGEASEDEAGAALLGVSQDLEDASPDSPDLTFSKKFLNVFVNSTSRSSSTESFGLFSCLVNGEEREQTHRAVFRFIPRHPDELELDVDDPVLVEAEEDDFWFRGFNMRTGERGVFPAFYAHAVPGPAKDLLGSKRSPCWVERFDVQFLGSVEVPCHQGNGILCAAMQKIATARKLTVHLRPPASCDLEISLRGVKLSLSGGPEFQHCSHFFQMKNISFCGCHPRNSCYFGFITKHPLLSRFACHVFVSQESMRPVAQSVGRAFLEYYQEHLEYACPTEDIYLE
- the MAPK8IP2 gene encoding C-Jun-amino-terminal kinase-interacting protein 2 isoform X2 → MADRAEMFSLSTFHSLSPPGCRPPQDISLEEFDDEDLSEITDDCGLGLSYDSDHCEKDSLSLGRSEQLHPICSFQDDFQEFEMIDDNEEEEEDDDEEEEEEEEEREGKEEECPGSEVRAPAQLIPSPSMEEPHKHRPTTLHLTTLGAQDSLNNNGGFAPAPPASWQETVLCSSPQEPLRAESPDDACPRVVQSPVGPGCDCEGNRPGGPPALGGASPSSDPGIEVDLGSGSSGACGNRRSSQELSSPGSDSEGAGAVHLGRMISSISETELELSSSSGRSSHLTNSIEEASSPASEPEPACEPPRRPAFLPVGPEDTNSEYESGSESEPDLSEDADSPWLLSNLVSRMISEGSSPILCPGQCLSPAPRPSGEPTSPAGRAPEAVGPGGVELVDMETLCGPPPPAPPAPRPGPAQPGPCLFLSNPTRDTITPLWAAPGRATRPGRACSATCSEEDEDEEDEDEAEDKTGPPGIRGSGPEAPLDASLVYDAVKYTLVVDEHTQLELVSLRRCAGLGDDSEEDSGGEASEDEAGAALLGVSQDLEDASPDSPDLTFSKKFLNVFVNSTSRSSSTESFGLFSCLVNGEEREQTHRAVFRFIPRHPDELELDVDDPVLVEAEEDDFWFRGFNMRTGERGVFPAFYAHAVPGPAKDLLGSKRSPCWVERFDVQFLGSVEVPCHQGNGILCAAMQKIATARKLTVHLRPPASCDLEISLRGVKLSLSGGPEFQHCSHFFQMKNISFCGCHPRNSCYFGFITKHPLLSRFACHVFVSQESMRPVAQSVGRAFLEYYQEHLEYACPTEDIYLE